The Neurospora crassa OR74A linkage group I, whole genome shotgun sequence genome segment TCACAGCCCCACTCTGTGGATAGCCTTCGTCATTGCTGCACTCAGTGTGTACTAACCCGCGCACACGGGCCGCGCCAACTTGGCTTACCTGCTGCATCCATCAAGTCACGGCGATGTTCCAGGTTAGGTACGCAGAGTACCTACACTCTCTTTCCGGCCACCACTGTGGAATTTGGCTCCCGTCTTCTGTTGTTTGCTCCCGTCCAGTTTCATATTCCTCATCACGACCTTTCTATGACTTTGATTTCCGGACTTTAAACAGCTACTTATAAGTCAACAAGGCGCAGTAATCGGCATCGCGTTGTTGCCTAGTAGTCGCACAGCCAGTCAACACGCGAATTATCGGGTGCTTGAGCCGTAGGGATTAGGTCGAGTCATCTGAGTTTGTTCGGAGGCTTAGGTTGGCCCACGTTGGGGACTTGGGATAGCCACGCGCATTAGCCTGGCGCGCCACCACCGATAGGTACTCTACTTACATTCACAAGCTCACGGGGTCACCACCTATCATCTACCACCTCGAAGCACGCACGCCCACCGCGCCTGGTTGGAGTGTTTCTTCAACGACCCGACACCGACTTCTTCCCGAGTTCAGTTAAGTAACGACAACAACTTTACCTTTTTACGCGAGGCCATCAACAGTGCCGTCACTCGAGGCCTGGGCTGTATCCTACGATCATGGCGTTCGGGATACCCCGCGCGCTGGCGCTCGCTGCGCTATCACTATCATGCGTTGCGTCAGCCTACCAGAACTACACATCCATCGATATGTTGCGAGCGCAAATGGAACTGATGGCCGATCGACCCAAAGACTGCCCTCCATGGTACGCTCCTTTTTCTTGCTCGTTTAAGTATCTGTCTAGGTGATGCTGATGATACTCTCCGGTTAGCTTCAACTGCAACCTTCCCATGTACTCGTGTGGTCAATTTGCATCATGTAGCGAGTACAGTGGCAAGTGTATCTGTCCCGATGGCTTTGGCGGCGACAACTGCTTAGAACCACGTACGTAAAACCCAATGATCATGACCGTGTTCTCATCCGGATGTGATGCTTAACTTTGTTATGGCTTCTACAGTCTGCGGCTCACTTGCTCGAGGCCCCGATCGACTGGCCCGCAAGGGCAAATCTTGTGAATGTGACGATGGGTGGACAGGCATCAATTGCAATGTCTGCACGAACGATAATGTCTGCAACGCCTTTACCGAAACCGGGGATGGTGGCGTCTGCTATACTGGCGGCGAGGTCGTCAAGCAAAACTACCAGATCTGTGACGTTACAAACAAGGCTATTCGGAACCTTCTCGGAACCAAAGTTCCTCAGGTTACGTTTACCTGTAAGAAAGAAACCGGCGAATGCGACTTCCAGTGTAAGTTGGTTCTCTTACCTCTGGGCCCAAAACATGCCCGTCAACTAACATGTTTTCAGTCTGGGTCGAGGAACGCGAATCCTTCATGTGCCACTTGAGAGAATGCGATTCGACTGCCAACTTTGACTTCGACAACGGAAAGAACACGACCTCATACAAATGCGAAAAGATTCAATGCGAGTGTATTCCGGATCGAATGCTATGCGGCGAACATGGCTCCGTTGACATTGGCGATTTTCTGTCCGAGCAGATCAAGGGCCCTGCGAGCTTCGAATGCACCCAGACCACCGGCGAAGAAAAGAAGTGTGCCTTTAAGGAGCCTGAGATGAACAATCTCATCAACGATGTATTCGGTGACCAGAGCATCCTTCTCACCTGCAGCGCTGGCGAGTGTCTCTATCACACCGAAGTACCTGGATACACGCCTACCGTTCCCAAGATCAACACGCCACTTATCGCGGGTGTCATTGCCGCCTGTGGGCTTTTCCTGGTTGCCGTTATTCTGGGTACCTGGTACCTTTCCCGAAGAAAGTTCAACTATGGCCCGATTCACCTCGATGACTCGGACGATGAGGCCATCAAGCTTATGACCGACCACAAGCCCGCTTCTCTCTATTTTGAGAACGTTGTCTATAATTTGAACGGAAAGGAGATTCTGTCTGGAATTCAAGGCATGGCTCATCCGGGCGAGGTCACTGCTATCATGGGAGCTTCAGGGGCAGGAAAGACCACATTCTTGGATATCCTTGCCCGGAAGAATAAACGCGGCCAGGTGTCAGGAGATTTCTACATTAATGGTGAAAAGGTTAGCGATCCGGAGTACAAGAACGCCGTCGGCTTTGTTGATCAGGAGGACACCATGCTGCCAACCTTGACCGTACACGAAACCATTCTCAACAGCGCCCTTCTTCGCCTACCGAAAGACATGACACGCGCCGCAAAGGAACAAAGAGTGATTGAGGTCGAGAAGCAGTTAGGCATCTACCATATCCGGGACTCCCTTATTGGTTCGGAAGAAGGCAAAGGACGTGGCATTTCTGGTGGAGAAAAGCGCAGAGTTGGCATCGCATGCGAGCTAGTCACCAGTCCTTCGATTCTGTTCCTCGATGAGCCCACCAGTGGTCTTGACGCTTACAATGCTTACAATGTTGTCGAATGCCTCGTTACTCTGGCGAAGACTTACAAGAGAACCGTCATTTTCACCATCCATCAACCAAGATCCAATATTGTCGCGCTGTTCGACCGGCTTATTTTGTTGGCACAAGGCAAGACCGTGTATTCTGGACCGCTGCACCAATGCCAAGAGTATTTCGACCAAATTGGCTACACTTGCCCGCCTGGATTCAACATCGCCGATTATCTGGTTGATTTGACCATGCACGCCGGATCAACTTCTTCTTACGATGATGGTACGCTGTCAGTGGATGGGGTTAGTGTGGGACCAAGCAGTACTAGAGCTGTCAAGTCAATCGCCAGCGTGTCTGGAGTTAGCATCGGTGATGACAGCTTAGTTGAATCATCCTCTTCCCGCCCTAGGAACAAGCGTCGTGACTCAGTCAGACGTAGACAGGAGCGGGAGCTCTACACCAGGCGCAAGCAAGCCGTCGATACTGCTGCCTCCTCGGATGCTGGAGACGAGATTGGGGGCTACAAATTGCAAAAGCAGCCACCCGTTACTCCTTTGCGGAGCACAAACGATGACCTCCACgatctccctcctcttgctGCTACTGGCACCGATCTTGACGTCCTGATTGAGTCATATATCCATTCCGACATTGCTGCCAGTACTCATGAAGAAATTCACCAGGCAATCGCAGCTGCGGTAAACAGCAATGGTCAAAATTCCAACGGTTATGTTGCAGATGGTAACATCTACACGGGTACAATGGGCAAAGGCTATGCTCGTGTGGGCTTGTTCCGACAGTTCGTTATTCTGTCTCAGCGGACTTGGAAGAACCTGTACCGAAAcccgatgttgatgttgactcATTACGCGATTGCAATTCTCTTGGCTGTCTTTGCCGGCTACTTGTTTTACGGCTTGACCTTGGACATTGCAGGCTTCCAGAACAGGCTtggcctcttcttcttcgtcctcgcctTGTTCGGTTTCAGCACTCTCACAAGCTTGGGTGTGTTCTCTCAAGAGAGACTGCTGTTTGTACGCGAGAGAGCGAATGGCTATTATTCACCTATCACCTATTTCGCCGCCAAAGTCCTGTTCGACATTGTTCCCCTGAGGATCATTCCACCCATCCTGCTTGGCGCAATCATCTACCCGATGACTGGTCTCGTCGCTGACTACCAGCGGTTTTTCGTCTTTATCCTGGTCTTGGTCCTCTTCAAcctggccgccgccgctatcTGCCTGTTCATCGGCATCCTTTGTAAGGATGGAGGTGTAGCCAACCTGATTGGCAGCTTGGTTATGCTCTTCAGTCTTCTCTTCGCGGGTCTATTGCTCAACCACAACGCCATTCCGGCTGCGGCACTCTGGCTTCAGTGgctctccatcttccattACGGCTTCGAGGCACTGATTGTCAACGAGGTTACTCAGCTCACTCTTGTTGACCACAAGTACGGTCTCGATATCACGGTTCCCGGCGCCACCATCTTGACCACTTTCGGTTTCGACAACTCAGCAATGTGGAGGGATATCATGAACCTAGGCCTCTTTGGCATGACCTTCATCATCCTTGCTTATGGTGCCATGCATATCCTTCTTGTTGAGAAGAGGTAACCAAACGCTAAAAGACCACATTAGACCACAGTTGCCGGTTAATATGAGCTGGAAGATGTAGCAACTGTTATTAGACCAGCGTGAATGACGGGTTGACTCTGTTAGATCGATGTCTCACtgtcccttttttttcttctttctttgtgCGCGAAGCTTTCTTGAGGATGGACATGATGAAATGGTTTCTTGGAAATATTGGTTGACACCGGCGTATAGGGTCATGGGCATCATTGTACTATTTAGGCAACAAGTAAAGCGTGTTCTGAGAACGACCGTCTCAGAGAGATAGGGTATCGGAATGAAATACAGCGTTGTAAGTTCAATATGAGTGTTGTGGTGGCTGGGTGTCCTTGGCCGATCTGATTTTATTTGTACACAACACCCCCATAATGTACAAGGTTGCTCGATTCACTAATCGTATAAATCATTACGACAACGCAGCAAACCTTTGACTAATTGTACAACTTTGATAGGGCAGAGAAGGACGTAGGAGATATAGTAGAGTTTTTGCATCCCAACTACAACTTGCCGCCAGTCAACTCCTCGGCCACGTTCTTCTGCCTAACTGTCGTCTTTACGGCGGCTGAAGTGGTGGCAGTAACTCTGTCGTTGAAACCGCTGAACTCGTTTCGCAACTCCCTCATGCTAATGGGGTTCTTCTGCGAATCCCAAATGCTGCGGCCGCTTTCCCAGAGACCGGCGTTGTGGATCTTCTCGGTGAAGTGTTTGTTGACGtgctcctccagctccttctcGTCCACGATGAAGTTCTTGGACGCCACGTACAGCTGGACGACGGCGTCCCGGCGCGCCTCGCTCTTCATCGCCTCCTTCTCTGCATGTTTAATACgcgcctcctcggccttgacgAAAGCCTCTGGGTCCAGGGGTACGAATGTGTTCTTGGCCGTGCTCTCGCGAATCGTCGCGCGCGTGAACACCTCGTCCAGACGCTCCGGCGCCTGGGCCGCCCGCTTGTTCGCCAAGTAGCGCGCCTTGCTCTCCTTCGCCTGCTTCTGGTCGCGCTTCACCTTGCGCTGCCAGAGTCCCTGCAGACCGGCCTCGAGTGACTGGCGCCGGGCCTCGGCCATCTTGCGACGCCACGACTCTTGTTTCGACTTGGGCGGCAGACCAGCCAGCTCGGCGGCGGACTTGGGAGCGATACGATTGACATAGCCGGATTGGACCTTCTCCGGGACGCCCTTCTTTGGGAAAATGGAGCGGGGGATCGGGAGGTGGCCCTTGACGAAAGGGTGCCTAACCTCGGAAGACTGCGGCGGCTCGGGGACCTTGATGTAGTTGGGCGAATCGGGGGGGATGGAGACCGAGTCTCTAGCCGATCGGGTGGTGCTGAAAGATCGGGCGGCGATGGCGCGTGTTACTACGCTGGTGGCAGCGCATGTTGTGGTCGGGGAAGAAAGGATAAATTGCACGCCGCTGAGCGACGGCCTGGCAAGAGTTGGCGCCATTTTTGAGGTGGAGGGTTGGCTGAAGACGGGGTGAGCGGGATGGGGTCGGAGTTGGGAGACTTCTGGCCGGGCCGTGCTATGCGGAGGTTTCGTGCGACGGAGGGAACGGACCAGGCGGGTGCAGCGGCCTCTCGCTctcctaggtaggtaggttcgGCTCGGGATCGTGGGACACGCCGCGGTACGAGGGGGCTTTCAACTCCGTCGAAATTCTGAAAGCTCGGGGAGGCCAGAACGGCGCTAGAGTGCTCTTGGTGCTACTAGCTTTGCTGGTCGCGGGCGTTCTGCCGTCGTACACCGCTAAACTTTTTGTGCATGGGGACCTTTGCGCGGCCTCCACACCccgcccaaaaaaaaaactgacAAAACTTTCGCCGGGACCAGTCGCAGAGTTGcatttcctccttctcattccttcctcgcttccctctcttcttttcttcttccccagtcCATTCATCCTCTCGATTCTCACGCAACACCCTCTGCCGATATCTGATACCCCATAGCCTCGTTTCTAGCCTTTTACCCATTCTTCCCTATTTTCGtgtgcttcttctttcaaGTCAATCTCAAACCCCCCGATCTACGGATACCCCCAGCCGCTCTCGCAGGCGAGAACGAAATTCTTCCACATCTGCATCCTCTACCCACCAACCTACTCGGTAATCTGGCATTGAGTGATATCTGCCAAAATGGGAacaggaaagaaggaaaagtcTCGCATTCAGCGACAGGGCAAGGTGACGGGTGATCCAAAGGTCAAGGGCGAGAACTTCTACCGGAGCGCaaagaagatcaaggccTTGAACGTGCTGAAGGAGGGAAAGGCCATTCGCAACAAGGAGGGCAAGGTCGTCAAGGCCGCGTCGTATCAGAGCAGAGATGTTCCCACAGCCGTCATCGAGCCGAACCGGAGATGGTTCAACAACACCAGAGTCATTTCGCAAGATACGTTGACATCTTTCCGGGAGGCGATTGccgagaaggacaaggatcCTTACTGTACGTTCAACTCTTCCGTCACTTGTCCGGCCGACCAAGACTAACGCACCTTGTCTTGTAGCGGTGCTGTTGAAAAGCAACAAGCTCCCCATGAGCTTGATCAGAGATGGACCCAAGGATGCGTTGAAGAAGCACCAAGCCAAGATGACGATTGAGAGCGAGCCGTTTTCACAGACCTTTGGCCCCAAGGCCCAAAGGAAGAGGCCAAAACTCAGCTTCAACACGATCGGTGACTTGACAGAACACAGCGAGAAGAGCATGGATACATACCAGGCCAGACTCGAGGAGATCAAGCTTCTAAGTGGTGCTTCTGGATATGGCGGTGGTCTTGCCGATGACGATGTTCAAGAGGAGGATTTCAGTGTCGCGACGGCCAAGGAGGCTATCTTCACAAAGGGCCAGTCGAAGCGTATTTGGAACGAACTGTGTAAGTCCTTCTGTGTTTGGGGACTTGTGACTTCGGGTTGCTAACCATCACATAGACAAGGTCATTGATTCGTCAGATGTCATCCTGCACGTTATCGATGCCAGAGATCCTCTGGGAACCAGGTGTCGTCACGTTGAGAAATACCTTGCCACTGAGGCTCCTCACAAGCATCTTATTTTCGTGCTGAACAAGATCGATCTTGTTCCTTCCAAGACTGCTGTAAGTGTAGACCATTATTTGCTTTCACTCCTTCTGCTTGAATCTCTTGACTTGCCTCGCGCAAATCCTGAGGTTCCCAGGGATTTTGTCAGGATCTTTCCCGCATTCAGTTGCGCTTCATTGGGATTGGTCTGTTACATCGCTGGGAGATTAATATCCACCTCCCAACCTCTCTGGTCCCGTCTTGGGATTGGGGATTTGATGGACTCCGTTTTGGAGGACTTCACGGGATACCGGACGTGTTTCGTTTGAGTTGAATTCCACCCTGCCTTTGAGCAGACTCTACCATGGTGGTCTTCTTAGTTATGATTCACACATTTCTTCACATTATACATATATGTTATATTCAGTAACGAGTTGAGGACTAACTGAAAACAATAGGCCGCGTGGATTCGCGTTCTGCAGAAGGATCATCCTACATGTGCTATGAGATCTAGCATCAAGAACCCCTTCGGTCGTGGTTCTTTGATCGATCTTCTCAGACAGTTCAGTATCCTGCACAAGGACAGGAAACAGATCAGCGTCGGTCTTGTTGGCTACCCCAACGTCGGCAAGTCGAGTATCATCAATGCCCTTCGTGGGAAGCCCGTTGCTAAGGTCGCCCCTATTCCCGGAGAGACCAAGGTCTGGCAGTACGTCAccttgatgaggaggatctACCTCATCGACTGCCCTGGCATTGTTCCTCCCAACCAGAACGATACGCCACAGGATCTCCTGCTCCGTGGTGTTGTACGTGTGGAAAACGTCGATAACCCGGAGCAATACATCCCTGCGGTATTGAACAAGGTCAAACCTCACCACATGGAGAGGACATATGAGCTCAAGGGCTGGAAGGACCATATTCATTTCCTTGAGATGCTTGCTAGGAAGGGCGGCAGACTTCTCAAGGGTGGTGAGCCTGACGTTGATGGCGTTGCGAAGATGGTTCTCAATGACTTCATGCGAGGCAAGATTCCTTGGTTCACGCCTGCCCccgaaaaggaggagggtgagacTGATACCATGGAGGGTCGCGAAGGACGCTACGGTGAAATGTCCAAGAAGCGGAAACGTGACGAGGACGACAGCGCGCCTGCTACCACTCCCGCTTCAGCAGGAGAGGATGCCAAGGAGGAAGACCCTGAGAACTTTGCCGGGTTCGACAGTGACAGCGACTCTGAGGTCGAAgaggctgctgaggagaAGGGTGAGGAGAAGAGCACTGCTGAAGATATGATACCCCTGGACGCGTCGagcgatgaggaagaggatggcgaggaggagggctcTGACgtcgaagatgacgaggaaggaTCCGACCTCGACATCGAAGGAGCCAGCGAACTCGAAGAGTCTGAGTCAGAAGCCGAGGCTGCGCCAGCACCTCCCCCGAAGAAgcaaaggaggagcaggaagtAAACTCGGTCAGTGAACGCGATGGGCGGCTGGGGTGAACCGAGCATGCGTTCAATAGCCGACCTCAGGGTTGGTAACGATCCAATCGGATCATGACGGCCGGTGTCACTGATAATAAACTGTTGAGGACTTGGGCATAACCTCAGTATGGCGTTTGTTGCCCGTCGATTTTCATTCCCACCTGCCGTCTTCTATGTGATTAAGGAAAAATTGTGATATTCGTTTGTCATTTGTACTTGTTTCTGGAGTTCTGTATGCATGTTCGTGGCATTCTTAGGTTTGGGAGGACATGCGAACGGCTGTTGCATTAAAAAAAGCTTAGTAGCTCCTCTCTCCTCATAGTTATCCCTCTATTGGAGAGGTTTTGAATGCTCTCGCCTAGGATATCACCACATGCGATCTCGttacgaagaagaatataCAAGTTCCGATACCCGTGTGCTCAAATCAAGATCATTTCACTCTGCCATGCCCGCATATTGTGTGGTTGTATTTGTACCCTGAACGGTTTAGGTAGCACAAGAAACCTGGCCATCTCTTCACATGTCAACTCGACTTCATCATACCTCTCTACCTGGTGTTTACGAGACATTTATGGCAATTCAAGCATCCTAAATGAGCTACTGAGCAAGGTAAATCTAACATTATCAGAATGAAGTCGGACCAGCAGTTTTCGGATTAAAAGTT includes the following:
- a CDS encoding ABC transporter; this translates as MAFGIPRALALAALSLSCVASAYQNYTSIDMLRAQMELMADRPKDCPPCFNCNLPMYSCGQFASCSEYSGKCICPDGFGGDNCLEPLCGSLARGPDRLARKGKSCECDDGWTGINCNVCTNDNVCNAFTETGDGGVCYTGGEVVKQNYQICDVTNKAIRNLLGTKVPQVTFTCKKETGECDFQFWVEERESFMCHLRECDSTANFDFDNGKNTTSYKCEKIQCECIPDRMLCGEHGSVDIGDFLSEQIKGPASFECTQTTGEEKKCAFKEPEMNNLINDVFGDQSILLTCSAGECLYHTEVPGYTPTVPKINTPLIAGVIAACGLFLVAVILGTWYLSRRKFNYGPIHLDDSDDEAIKLMTDHKPASLYFENVVYNLNGKEILSGIQGMAHPGEVTAIMGASGAGKTTFLDILARKNKRGQVSGDFYINGEKVSDPEYKNAVGFVDQEDTMLPTLTVHETILNSALLRLPKDMTRAAKEQRVIEVEKQLGIYHIRDSLIGSEEGKGRGISGGEKRRVGIACELVTSPSILFLDEPTSGLDAYNAYNVVECLVTLAKTYKRTVIFTIHQPRSNIVALFDRLILLAQGKTVYSGPLHQCQEYFDQIGYTCPPGFNIADYLVDLTMHAGSTSSYDDGTLSVDGVSVGPSSTRAVKSIASVSGVSIGDDSLVESSSSRPRNKRRDSVRRRQERELYTRRKQAVDTAASSDAGDEIGGYKLQKQPPVTPLRSTNDDLHDLPPLAATGTDLDVLIESYIHSDIAASTHEEIHQAIAAAVNSNGQNSNGYVADGNIYTGTMGKGYARVGLFRQFVILSQRTWKNLYRNPMLMLTHYAIAILLAVFAGYLFYGLTLDIAGFQNRLGLFFFVLALFGFSTLTSLGVFSQERLLFVRERANGYYSPITYFAAKVLFDIVPLRIIPPILLGAIIYPMTGLVADYQRFFVFILVLVLFNLAAAAICLFIGILCKDGGVANLIGSLVMLFSLLFAGLLLNHNAIPAAALWLQWLSIFHYGFEALIVNEVTQLTLVDHKYGLDITVPGATILTTFGFDNSAMWRDIMNLGLFGMTFIILAYGAMHILLVEKR
- a CDS encoding nucleolar GTP-binding protein 2 — its product is MGTGKKEKSRIQRQGKVTGDPKVKGENFYRSAKKIKALNVLKEGKAIRNKEGKVVKAASYQSRDVPTAVIEPNRRWFNNTRVISQDTLTSFREAIAEKDKDPYSVLLKSNKLPMSLIRDGPKDALKKHQAKMTIESEPFSQTFGPKAQRKRPKLSFNTIGDLTEHSEKSMDTYQARLEEIKLLSGASGYGGGLADDDVQEEDFSVATAKEAIFTKGQSKRIWNELYKVIDSSDVILHVIDARDPLGTRCRHVEKYLATEAPHKHLIFVLNKIDLVPSKTAAAWIRVLQKDHPTCAMRSSIKNPFGRGSLIDLLRQFSILHKDRKQISVGLVGYPNVGKSSIINALRGKPVAKVAPIPGETKVWQYVTLMRRIYLIDCPGIVPPNQNDTPQDLLLRGVVRVENVDNPEQYIPAVLNKVKPHHMERTYELKGWKDHIHFLEMLARKGGRLLKGGEPDVDGVAKMVLNDFMRGKIPWFTPAPEKEEGETDTMEGREGRYGEMSKKRKRDEDDSAPATTPASAGEDAKEEDPENFAGFDSDSDSEVEEAAEEKGEEKSTAEDMIPLDASSDEEEDGEEEGSDVEDDEEGSDLDIEGASELEESESEAEAAPAPPPKKQRRSRK